The DNA window TCGCCCCTGGGGCCGAAGCAGTAGATCGTCACCTCGGTCTTATCGACGGCGATGGGACGCACCACCCGGATCTGGGTGGAGAACTGGTCCATCAGATAGACATTGGGATAGACACCCAGATTGCGCGTCTGCTCCACGATGGGACCGGCGCGCTCGGCGCCCAGACGGGCCACCAGCTCCTCGCGATGGGCGAAGATCGGGCGCACCTCGGGGTTGAGCAACTGCGTCCAGAGCAGGATATGCCCATGCTCGAAGGCATAGACACCGCCCACGCTCTTCGACCAGCCATTGGCATCGACGGTGCGTGTGCCTTCCTGCTCGTAATCGCGGCGGCCCATGGTGGCGGAATAGTTCCAGTGGACCGAGCTGACGTGATAGCCATCCGCGCCATTCTCCATCTGGAGCTTCCAGTTGCCCTCATAGATGTAGCTGGAGCTACCGCGCAGCACCTCAAGGCCTTCGGGCGCGGCATCGACGATCTGGTCGATCACCGCGCGCGCGCCGCCCAGATGCTCTTCCAGCGAGACGACATCGGGATTGACCGAGCCGAAGAGGAAGCCGCGATAGTTCTCGAAACGGGCAAGCCGCGTCAGATCATGCGAGCCTTCCGTGTTGAAAGCGGCGGGATATTCGCCCGTCTTGCCATCCTTTACCTTGAGCAGCTTGCCATTGTTGCTGAAGGTCCAGCCATGGAACGGGCAGGTGAAGCTGCCCTTGTTACCATGCTTGCGGCGGCACAGCGTGGCCCCGCGATGCGAGCAGGCATTGATATGGGCGTGCAGCTCGCCCGCCTTGTCGCGGGTGATGACCACGGGCTGACGACCGACGGTGGTGGTGAAATAGTCATTCACTGCCGGGATCTGGCTTTCATGCGCCAGATAGACCCAGTTGCCCTCGAAGATATGCTTCATCTCGGCTTCAAACAGGCGCTCGTCGGTGAAGACGTCGCGGCGGCAGCGGATGACACCCGCCTCGCGGTCATCGACGATGGCCTGATCGAGCGCGGTGAGAAGATCGGTGGTCATGTCACATCCTCCCTTCAGGCCACGGCGCGGGCGCGGGTGGAGAATTCCTCCTCGCCCTTGTCGTGAGCGTGCTGCAGCACGAAATCGAAGCCGATATGCGCGGTGTCGCCCTGACGGTTGGGAACCGGCAGCAGGCCTTCACGCGTGCCGAAGGCGAAATCGTCGGCGGCGAAGGGATCGTCGCCGAAGTTGATCTGCGTCGTCAGCGTGCGATAGCCCGGCGCCTCGACAAAGAAATGGACATGGGCGGGGCGATGGCCATGGCGGCCCAGCGCGCTCATCAGCGTGTCGGTCGCGCCGCCCGGCGGCACCGAATAGCCATTGGGCATCTTCGAGCGGAAGGCATATTTGCCATCGGCGCCCAGCTTGATGCGGCGGCGGTTGTTGAAGGGCGTCTGCTCGGTGGTCGGATCGAAATGCGAGTACCAGCCCTGCGAATTGGCATGCCACACATGCAGGATGGCGTCCTTCACCGGATTGCCCTGGGGATCGGTGACGCGGCCTCCCATCAGCAGCGTCGTGGTGTCATCGGGATCGTCGGTGAGATTGACCTCGCCGCTGCCATCGACCAGCGGTGCGCCCGCGACATAGAGCGGCCCCTCGATGGTGCGCGGCGTGCCGCCCGACAGGCCGGCCTCGGTATCCTTGGCGTCGAGGAACAGATCCATGAAGTGTTCAAGACCGGTGCCGGCGGCCAGCAGGCCCATTTCCGGACCGCTCCGGGCCAGATAGTTGACCGCGCCCCAGAACTCGCTCTCCGAGATGTCATGGCGCACGATGATCGCCATCGACGCTTCGAGCAGATCGCGCATGATCGCCTTGAGACGGACATCGCCCTTGGGTTCGTTGCGGCCGCTGGCCCGGTCGAGCAGAGTCTGTATGGCGGGGGTCTGGATGAAATCTTCTGTCACTTTTCTCTCCCGACTTATGGTTTTGGCCTGTGGGTTCGCGGCCAGATGGGACAATCAGCGGTCATCCTCGTGAATGGCCGAGGGGTGGCGGCACAGCGCCGTCACGGCGATGTCCATGAAGGGGTAGAGCGGCAGGGCCATCAGCAGCTCGTGCAGATGGGCGTTGTCGCGCACGTCGAAGATGGAGACATTCGCGTAGAGGCCCGCAACCCGCCAGATATGGCGCCAGATCCCCTGGCGCTGCAGATCCTGCGAGAAGGCCTTTTCCTTCGCCTTCAGGCGCTCGAATTCCTCGGGGTCGAAACCCAGCGGGACGCGGACAGTCATCTCGACCTTGAACAGCATGTCAGGCTCCCTGCAGCGCGGCGCTGCCATGTTGAGTTTTGGTGGCATCGCGGCGGAAGGCCGCGAGCTTGTCCTCGTCGAAGGCGACCCCGATCCCCGGAGCTGTCGGCACCTGGAGCTGGAAGTCGGCATAGATCAGCGGCCGGGTGACGATGTCGTCGGTCAGCAGCAGCGGGCCGAAGAGTTCGGTGCCCCATTCCAGGTCCGGAAAGGTGGCAAAGACATGGGCCGAGGCCGCCGTGCCGACGGTGCCTTCCAGCATCGTGCCACCATAGAGACCGATACCGGCCGCATCGGCGATCATGCCCACGGCATGAGCGGGCAGCAGACCGCCGGACTGGGCGATCTTCACCGCATAGATCCGGGCACCCGCGCGCGCGGCAATATCGAAGGCCTCCAGCGGCCCGTGCAGCGCCTCGTCGGCCATCAGCGGAATGACGTGTTTGGCCGAGAGCCGCGCCATCGCCGCCACATTGAGCTTGGCGATGGGCTGCTCGACCAGATCGACGCCCGCATCCTGAAGCAGGGCCATGCCGCGATCGGCCTGAGCCTCGCTCCAGCCCTGGTTGACATCGACCCGCACGCTGGCGCGGTCACCAAGGGCGCGCTTGATGGCGGCGACATGGGCGACATCGGCCTTGACGCTGCGCTTGCCGATCTTGAGCTTGAAGATGGCGTGCCGCCGCGCCTCGAGCATGGCCTCGGCCTCCTCGATGTCGCGCGCGGTATCGCCGCTGGCCAGAGTCCAGGCGACGGGGAAGGCTTCGCGACGACGACCGCCGCCGATCAGTTCCGAGACGGGCACCCCCAGACGCTTGCCCTGCATATCCAGCAGCGCGGTTTCGACCGCGCATTTGGCGATGTGATTGCCCGCGACATGCTTGCCGATGCGGGCCATCACCGCGCCGACCCGGCTCAGGTCCTGACCCTGCAGAAGGGGCGTAATATAGGTATCGATGGCCAGCTTGATGCCTTCGGGGCTCTCCTCGCCATAGCTCAAGCCGCCGATGGTGGTGCCCTCACCGATCCCCTCGATCCCGTCGCTGTCGGTCAGCCGCAGCAGCACCATCGATTGGGCATGCATGGTGGCCATCGCCAGGATATGCGGACGGATCGTGGGCAAATCCACGATGAAACTGTCGATGTGGGCCAGCTTGGCCATGTCCGCTCCTGCATCTTGTCGGGTCTTGGTGAGGCAGGGCTACTCCTCGAAACGGAGTCTTGGCAAAGATCATTGAGGTCTATATGCCATACCTGAAAGGTATTGCCGATGGATCTGCGTCAACTGCGGTATTTCAAGATGGTGGCCGACGAGCGCAATTTCACCCGCGCCGCGCAGCGCCTGCATATCGCCCAGCCCCCACTCAGCCGCCAGATTCAGCAGCTTGAGGCCGAACTGGGGACCAGCCTGTTCGACCGCGAGGCCCGTCCCCTTGGCCTCACCCCGACGGGGCGCCTCTTCTACGATCAGGCCAATCAGGTCTTGAGTCGCGTGGAGGACATGCGCTCGATGATCACCCGCGCCATCGCGACTCAGCAACGCAA is part of the Novosphingobium sp. genome and encodes:
- a CDS encoding Rieske 2Fe-2S domain-containing protein, coding for MTTDLLTALDQAIVDDREAGVIRCRRDVFTDERLFEAEMKHIFEGNWVYLAHESQIPAVNDYFTTTVGRQPVVITRDKAGELHAHINACSHRGATLCRRKHGNKGSFTCPFHGWTFSNNGKLLKVKDGKTGEYPAAFNTEGSHDLTRLARFENYRGFLFGSVNPDVVSLEEHLGGARAVIDQIVDAAPEGLEVLRGSSSYIYEGNWKLQMENGADGYHVSSVHWNYSATMGRRDYEQEGTRTVDANGWSKSVGGVYAFEHGHILLWTQLLNPEVRPIFAHREELVARLGAERAGPIVEQTRNLGVYPNVYLMDQFSTQIRVVRPIAVDKTEVTIYCFGPRGESAQDRTLRIRQYEDFFNVSGMGTPDDLEEFRACQTSYTGAGTLWNDLSRGALRWLDGPDDNARAIGLQPLLSGERTEDEGLFVRQHEYWARVLGEALARVPETEGEVA
- a CDS encoding dioxygenase, with the protein product MTEDFIQTPAIQTLLDRASGRNEPKGDVRLKAIMRDLLEASMAIIVRHDISESEFWGAVNYLARSGPEMGLLAAGTGLEHFMDLFLDAKDTEAGLSGGTPRTIEGPLYVAGAPLVDGSGEVNLTDDPDDTTTLLMGGRVTDPQGNPVKDAILHVWHANSQGWYSHFDPTTEQTPFNNRRRIKLGADGKYAFRSKMPNGYSVPPGGATDTLMSALGRHGHRPAHVHFFVEAPGYRTLTTQINFGDDPFAADDFAFGTREGLLPVPNRQGDTAHIGFDFVLQHAHDKGEEEFSTRARAVA
- the catC gene encoding muconolactone Delta-isomerase, translated to MLFKVEMTVRVPLGFDPEEFERLKAKEKAFSQDLQRQGIWRHIWRVAGLYANVSIFDVRDNAHLHELLMALPLYPFMDIAVTALCRHPSAIHEDDR
- a CDS encoding muconate/chloromuconate family cycloisomerase, with the protein product MAKLAHIDSFIVDLPTIRPHILAMATMHAQSMVLLRLTDSDGIEGIGEGTTIGGLSYGEESPEGIKLAIDTYITPLLQGQDLSRVGAVMARIGKHVAGNHIAKCAVETALLDMQGKRLGVPVSELIGGGRRREAFPVAWTLASGDTARDIEEAEAMLEARRHAIFKLKIGKRSVKADVAHVAAIKRALGDRASVRVDVNQGWSEAQADRGMALLQDAGVDLVEQPIAKLNVAAMARLSAKHVIPLMADEALHGPLEAFDIAARAGARIYAVKIAQSGGLLPAHAVGMIADAAGIGLYGGTMLEGTVGTAASAHVFATFPDLEWGTELFGPLLLTDDIVTRPLIYADFQLQVPTAPGIGVAFDEDKLAAFRRDATKTQHGSAALQGA